CCGCCGCCTTCTTGTAGCCTTCGCTGCGGTAGTCCGTGATGTAGAACCCGGCACCCTTGAACAGCACGCCGGCACCCGCCGAGAGCAGCCGTTCCGCCCGGGCGCCGCACTCCGGGCAGGTCTCGAGGGGCGGGTCGCTCATCCGCTGCAGCCTGTCAAAGCGATGTCCCTTCTCACACCGGTATTCGTACGTTGGC
This genomic interval from Gemmatimonadota bacterium contains the following:
- a CDS encoding zinc ribbon domain-containing protein, which codes for MPTYEYRCEKGHRFDRLQRMSDPPLETCPECGARAERLLSAGAGVLFKGAGFYITDYRSEGYKKAAEAEKGGGAPAEKAEGKSSSKSEPKSEAGGGAPASTSQE